In a single window of the Gossypium hirsutum isolate 1008001.06 chromosome D02, Gossypium_hirsutum_v2.1, whole genome shotgun sequence genome:
- the LOC107908457 gene encoding dihydroxy-acid dehydratase, chloroplastic, protein MLYGVGLSEDDMLKPQVGISSVWYEGNLCNMHLLKLSNEVKRGVEDAGMVGFRFNTVGVSDAISMGTRGMSFSWQSRDLIADSIETIMGVQWYDGNISIPGCDKNRIPLDFLQGDKFREAAVSYIKPLLTKGVPSLFSDLSPLYDHPGKADMLKRRDHLQWQ, encoded by the exons ATGCTATACGGGGTAGGATTATCAGAAGACGACATGTTGAAACCCCAAGTGGGAATTTCGTCGGTGTGGTACGAGGGGAACCTGTGCAACATGCATTTGTTGAAGCTGTCGAACGAGGTGAAACGGGGTGTTGAGGACGCTGGGATGGTTGGGTTTAGATTCAATACGGTCGGAGTAAGCGATGCGATTTCGATGGGGACGAGGGGAATGAGCTTCAGTTGGCAGTCAAGGGATTTGATTGCTGATAGTATTGAAACGATTATGGGTGTTCAGTGGTATGATGGCAATATCTCTATTCCCGGTTGTGATAAAAAT AGGATACCACTTGATTTTCTGCAAGGAGACAAGTTCCGTGAAGCTGCAGTTAGTTATATTAAGCCTCTTCTAACGAAG GGGGTTCCATCTTTATTCTCAGATCTTTCTCCTTTGTATGATCACCCTGGCAAG GCAGACATGTTGAAGAGGAGAGACCACCTTCAGTGGCAGTGA